Part of the Lotus japonicus ecotype B-129 chromosome 6, LjGifu_v1.2 genome, GAGAAATTTATTATTTGAAAACTGGCCTCGTGTTTCAACAATTCAACTAATTGGATAGCTTCATTTCCCATATCAACGCTTTATGTGGTTGAGCgtattggtggtggtggtggaatgtTTTAGGTAGTATGGTGATAATATAGGGTGATGAGCTGTTGCAGAGGTGGAGCTAAAAGTTACGGTAGCAATGGAAGGTCCCATGGAGGGCGGTGGAGGTAGAGGATGTGCGGAGGGCGCCATGCAAGCGAAcatgatgaagaaggagaagtgACGTAGGAGAATTAGGACTAAGTTCCAGAAGGGGCAAAGGAACAGCCGAACAAAGGAACGTGAGGGAGGTTTCAAAACGTGCAAGGGAACATTAGGAAAGGCACGTGAGTGATTTAATCTGattcatttatttaaatctaataACTGAAAATCATTCTTACAATTCTCacataaaattgatttttctcaTATGAAACGTCCcctatatatattaaattttattttggtaATTACACCTTTTAAATAAAAGATATCTATGTAAtcttattttagaaaaaatactttctcataaacaataaacatgtccaaaaaatattatttcacATTCAACTCACTtaatcataattaattttacaaaaatcaatgtaattcaaaattaatttttggcAGCTATGTACGCACTTacaatttttaaattatgtaCACTATATCTCAAATTAAATATTGAATTGGTTACTTACTTTAAGTTATGCCTCTACAAACCTTTACGCAGTTAAAGCTTAATACAGCAAATATTGATTGGATAGAAAAACATCTCTATGCAAAGTTGTTAACTTTGAGTCGAATCAATGGTACAGAATCTCATATACAAAAATGGGTATAGACTATGGAATCTGAAATGAATGTAACTAAAAAAAACAGAATAACAGGAACAGCACATGTTCATAAATTCTTAGGaacaaacaaaaacagaaaGAAAGATCCAGTCTGGTGTTGTGTGTGTCTGTCCTGGATCTTCTCCTTCCTTTGCTTGTTTCCTGTCTCCTATGATTTCTCCGACTCAGTAGAATCCAAAGGACAAACAACCAACAATAACAAACTCTCTTCATTCAATTCCTTTTCAGCTTTGCCTACTCTTCTTCAGACAAGCATTTTGTTTCTGCTTCTGGGGTCGTATTCCTCATACCCTTTTCTCCATTCGGGTAAAGTTGGTTTCTTTTCATTATTCTTTTTCTATTTCCATGgtttcttcctcctcttgttGCCAAAATCATATTCAGAGGGCATGCACATTGTCATTCATGAAAGATGTCAATGTGGCACCTAACAAGGAATTATTGTCCCTTTTTTTTCTTGCCTGCCCCACATTGTTGTTTTTATTAGTTTTGCCATTtcctacattttttttttcctttattgtTTCTCATTTGGAACTATTTCATGGGATATATGTGTTCTATGTAACCCAAGCTTGAAATTGTTTTACCTTGAATGAAGTTGCTACAACATTGTTTCCCTGCCTTTACTTTAACTTTTCTTAAAATTTGCTACAATATTGTTTCTCTTTTCTTACTTTAACTTTGCTACAATATTGTTTTGGCAAAATTTTGGGGGCATTTGGATCTGGAAATGCTTTTACTTTATTGTTCTGTGTATGTGTGTGATTTGGAACCAGCTAGCTCTAGCTTCCTTTTACATGCGAAAAGCTCTTGGTATCTTGGATTGACACTGTAATTGATTCAAAATGTCACCTTCTTAGTAGCCAGGTGTTGTTGTTTCTTTCAGGAATAGGGCATTAAAAGATTGTGTTGGAAATGGTTGCCCTTAATTAATATCTTCCTATCCTGGGAAGATTTGAGATTAAGGTGCTGCTCGAGGGGTTTCATTTGTTTTGAGAGATGAGGGAGAAAAGACTTTGAGCTTCTCAGGGACTTTGCTCGACTTGTAATCACATGAGGCGGAACTCATATGAGCTTCATCTAGAAGCAAGATGATTGAGCAATTCGTCAATTTCATTATTCGGCCTCCCAGGTATTACATTTTTCTGTACTGGCTGGGGGTTTGGCCCTAGTTTATTTGCATTCCCAACTTGAAAATTAAGTAGCTTTTGAGCGGTATTAtattcttcatttgattttattgaaattCACTTTACCTTGTATTGTGTTCAACTGAACATGCCTCAATCATCTTAGAAGAACTAACCATGGACTTAAAGTACTTCTGTTTCTGAAAATTGTTTTCCTGTACTCAACTAAGCTAATAACTAAGTGCCCCTATATCCATTGCTCAATCTTGGTTATCCTTTGTATGTTAATTGAGTTACAGTTTCCGGTTACCTACTTTATCATATACACAGGGCTGAGTATAATCCAGATCAGTATCTATGGGAACGAGAATTCACCCTTGCAGGAAGAAAATACCAAAGGCAGGATTTGGAGGCAAGTATGGACATTTTTTTTAGATGCAATTATACTGTCCAATTGTAGAAGTTATTTCATGATTACAATTTACAGCAGTTTGCTGAAAAGTGGATTGTCTTCCTTTTTGTAAAACCTTGCAGCTCAAGAATGCAAGAGGCTATACCTTGCAGTGTAGTCATTATCTCCCTTCACCTTTCCCTGGAGATGTTCCTCTTCCATGTGTTGTATATTGCCATGGAAATAGGTATGTCAATTTTAATGGACGCTTCTATTGCTGTTCAGTAGAGCTTCTGTATGATTCGAGTTACAATCATAAATATCAGTTTTTAAGATTCTAGATTTTCAGAATGACACCTCCATTCTGTTATTCTCTCTTTTGATACGTGTGTATATGAACAATGATGCAGTGGATGTAGGGCGGATGCCAATGAAGCAGCTGCTATTCTTCTTCCATTGAATATTACTGTTTTTACTCTTGACTTCTCGGGTTCAGGCTTATCTGATGGAGACCATGTTAGCCTTGGTTGGCATGAAGTAAATATCCTCTTATGCATatacttatttctttaattaATTTCTGGCATTGAATCTTTTGTGCATCTAAGTAAGTTTCCTCTTCAGTTTCTGCATAGTATATCTTGTATGAACTAACAATGTAACACATTTATAAACTTGCATGCTTATTTGTTTAATTTTCTCAAGTTTAATATTTCCTCTTTCTTTTGCACATGTACTTATGTATGAGAAACTCCTTTGTGTGGCAGAAAGATGATCTCAAGATGGTGGTGTCGTATTTAAGAAGCAACAAACAAGTAACACGTATAAGTCTCTGGGGACGATCAATGGGTGCTGTTACTAGGTATTAATCCTTCCAACCAACTAGTTTGATTGTTATTGCTTTTAGTACGAGTTTATGTTCTAGTTTTATATACTTATTATATGCTGTTGCTAATTGTACATAAACAAAAAAGGGTGAAAAAGGCTCCTCAATGAAAGGAGATAacttttcctttttaatttgaGACTtttgaagagaagagaaaaataactCGCACACATGTATACTTTTGAATAGATGAGAtagaatttaaaaatttatatggCCCCAAATATGCCTCTAAACCTAAGTATTCAACTCTGGGTGTTTAAGTATCCCTCATCTGTTCCATATACATGTAATAATAAGCCACCTGTATATGAGACTCTCTTGGTTTAATTGACTTCTCAATCTGCTTTTGAATACTGTAGCCTTCTTTATGGAGCTGAAGACCCTTCTATTGCTGGAATGGTGTTGGATAGTGCCTTTTCAAACTTATATGATTTGATGATGGAGCTCGTAGATGTCTATGAAATTCGACTTCCAAAGTTCACagtattctctctctctctctctctctctctctatatatatatatatatatatatatatatatatgtatatgtaggACTTTTCCACCCTCCCCTTTGTAATAAATGCGGAATTTAAAAAGAAAGTAGGATCTCTGATTCTTGCTATGGTTCCCTCACTACTTTCTTGTAGTTTATAAGAACCTGTGTTGCACCATATCTTCTGCAGGTGGTGCTTAATCAATCTGAAAATTTTCAGGTTGTAAAAGATTTAGTTATTGCATTGCTATAAATACGTCATGTTGGATGCTGTTTAGTTGTGTTACTGGTAGTGGTTAAGTGGTTCTAATTTTTTGTTTACTTTACTAACATTTTACATATGTGTTCATTCATTCATTGCCAATCTAGGATAGCTGACACATGATTTTGCTTTTACACTGTTCTAGCTTTGTACTAGCCACTAGGTAGTTCTTCTTGCAGGCCAGGcagaaatatttttttcatttcggGTGAAAAATCCTTGTCTACTTGCATTGACGTTGAAAATTGATTACCCTGTTCAATAGGCTTTAGCGAGGTTCTTTTGATTTATAGATATATTTTATTGGGTAATCTGAGCATTGGACACCATAGTtcatcttatttatttatttttttgttaaaatggGAAAAGGAATCCCGGAGAATGAAGAATCAGTTATTCTTCATCATTAAGGTTAGATTTAAATAAGATCTTACTCATGTTTTAGGGTTCTTACCTTTTAGGATCCCTTTTTTATTTGGGAATTTTTAATTATGAAAGTTAGAGATTTATTATCGTTTTTTGGCACTAATCAGTAATTAATATTCTTGAGAATAAGGGGAGGTGAGGGGAGGGAGGGATTAACTGgttacattaattaataatgcTGGTTGATGGAGTTATTGACAGGGACAAAAGCAATAGGATGGGGAAAATATGGAGGGTGTACACTAGACGAAACAAACAGGACAGTTAGTAGTTAGGAGGGAAGTTCGACAGTTAGAATGGTGGTTAGGGGAAGCTATTAAATAGTCAAATTGTAGAAGGAAGATGCATCCTCTGGGAGAATTTGTTTGTACCTAGCTACTGCTTGGTGTAAAGGGGAAACCCTTTAGATGAGTTCTACTCCTTGAACAATACTCATCAATTAAAGAAATCATTCTTCCTTTCTAATTATTTGGATATTTCAAACTTTGGTTAATAAATCTGAGATTTTGCTGTATTTGGTCTACAATTAGGTTAAAATGGCCGTACAATACATGCGCCGGGTTATTCTGAAGAAGGCGAAGTTTGATATTATGAACCTGAACTGTTTGCTGGTATGGATTTATTGATTTCATTATGcagtttgtttttcttttaatttgtgaTAGAAAAATGCCGCTCAAGCTTAACGTAAAAGTTACTCTTATTGCACCTTGAAATCTTATTGCACATTTGGATTTAGTTAATTATAGGataatttcttctttttttttcgaaataTTCTCATAGGAAGAATTTGATGAGAGATTCTGAAAAAAATGAGGTTAATCCAAACACAAACTTAGTATGATAACATTGTtagtaatataatataaaaacacTCATGTATCTCCACCCACCAGCTAAACTTTTTGGATTGTTGTTTCATGATACGGTATCAGAGCTCTATGACTAATTGGTCTAGAGTTCGACCCTAACGAAGTATTCCTGTTATTTGCTAAACAATATTGCTAACTGGGTTATTTCCTTTCCATGATTTTCTTAGATTAATAACTTAAAAACTTACAGGTTGCACCGAAGACATCCATTCCTGTTTTATTTGGACATGGTAATGATGACGAATTCGTTCAGCCTCACCACTCTGATCTCATATCTGAATCATATGCGGTATACTTTCAAACCTTTAAGCAAATGCAGTTTTAGTAATTTGCAGTTTTGCACATTCTTGACATAAGCAAAACATCTAACCAAGTCTCTAAATTTGTGTAGGGAGATAAAAGTATCATAAAATTTAATGGTGATCACAACTCCTCTCGACCACAGTTCTTTTTTGAttctgtttccattttcttctaCAATGTCCTCCGACCTCCTAAGGTTCCTAGAGCTTTTAAGCTTGAGAATTATTACAACTTGGGGAGTTTAAAAGTTGGTTCTGCTGGGAACAAGGTAATTAGCATTTAGAATTCTGTCTTGATTTCCTATTTGAGTAAGTACAGTCTAAGTAACTTGGGGAGTATACTTATCCCAATGACCACTGCCACTGTTCAATATTGATGATTCATATGATTCCACTAAAATGCCATCTTCGCTTTAAGAGAAGCTGGATCTACAAGAGATAGACCTGAATTTATACTTTATACCCAGATTGTAGTTTCTGAACTCAAAGAATAGCGCATCAGCAAGCTTTAAGTGACAATAATATATCAACATAATGGAAAAAAAGCAACTGCCTGAAACCTGTAAAACAAATTTAAGATGTTACCTTCCATTTCACTTTTATTAATGCAATATATTTATGTAGATGTGCATATGTTCATTTGATTCAGCTTTTATTATGTGGGTGTTATTTTAAATTCTTAATAACAGACACTAATTTTCTCTTGCTTTCATGGCAGAATGTATTATATAAGGTACTCTCTAGTCTACAGTCTGCAACTTCTGATGCTTCAAGTTCATCTTCTGCTCATCCTAGCAGTTCAAATTTGACCACTGCATCAGTTACTGAACTCCTTTCAAAAGTTGCTCCTGTGACTGCTGCAGTATGATGGCTCTTCCATCTCTCAATGTTATTTTCTTCTAAAACCTTGGTTCTGTTTAATTCATTAGTTGCTTGTAATGCAGGAGCCGAATAGAGTAGAAGTAACACGTGGCAATGACGATGAGCCTGCAGATGTAAAGGTGATTTTATCAAGTACCGTCTCTGAATTTAAAAGATTGTTCATGACTTTTAAAATCTCTAGATTGCGCACTTGGAGATAAGTTAAATTACCTACTCTTACAAAACTTTTACGCATGTCAGtcatttttattaagttttggGCCATTTATGATGTCTTGGCTGGCACAAAGTCTTGAACTGGACAAAACCAGCATTGTTGTCATTTGGAGTCTGATAGGTACCTGAAAGAACagaggaaatgaagaagaaaccTATGTAGTATTAGCTGTATAGTTTTGAATAATCTGGTCACAGGTCCAGGGTATAGTACTATAGTTAACTAACAACTTCAATATATTCAcacccttctctctctctctctcttccatcCCATTTTCACCCACTTCCTCtacctatctctctcttcttttcacATGACATCACTCATCATATCTCtcacttctctctctttctctcttctattcATATCGCTGTCTAAAGGTGGAGTGGTTTTTGGTGTGAATAAAACATTTTCCATTAACTAAATACATAAACAGCAAGAAAATGAGCAATTCAAGAGGCTCCTTTCTCCCAAGTCCAATCCAAATTCCGCCACACCTCACTCCTTGCTTATACTCTCACTCTCGTTATCCCCGACCCACTTGCTTTCCCTACTACCTTTGCCAGCTAGGAAGTTAATTAGTCCTCTCCTCCTTCTCCCTCTCTCTATCtgtttctatctatctatctctatctatctCAGCTATGATCAGGTGCATCGCACCTTATAGGCTGATCCGGTGCATCAAGTGTATCATGCTTCTTAACCTCTTTTCATTAACCTTAGTGATTCTGGGTTTGGTCTAGGGGCCTGTTGAGATTAGAATGAGAtcatatgtgatttgattttagGAAATTAGGATCATACATCAGTCATGAGACTAATGCCTCATGATCACACCATCTAGATGTGTTTTATAAAATGTTAATACTGTATTATAgaaattcaatacttaaataaGCATTATTATTTGTTGAGCACACAGTATGCATCTTCATTTACAAGGACCATAAACCTAAGTTGAGGAAAACAATTTCAGTCTATTCTGTACAAGTGGTGTTTAACTTTTTGACTGAGTAATTTTTGTACTACAACAAAGCTTTTTTCCACTATGTAGGGTTGGCTACATCGATCGAGCAGCTCTTTGTGTAATTGttatatttcataaaaaaaatcgaAATGGTAAAGCCTATAAAATGTCTTATGCTGACCTGCTTCAGCGTATACATGCAGCTGCGTTTTTTTGTTTCTTAAGATTTTTGTTTACTAGAAGTAGTTTTTGCATAGTAATTGTTTGCTATCAGCTGCATAACTGCATTAGTGATTTAAACATGTcctgaaaatgacttttaaTGATTCTACAGGATGAGCAAAATTGTGTAACTGAAGATTATTTCTCATTTAGTGGCTCAACTAGAGAAAGCTGGGGCAGATGTTCTTCTTTAGGTCTCTGTGATGAAGAATCTTATCCAGATTTCAGGGATGATGATAATGGTTCTgaggtctctctctctctctctctctctctctctctctctctctctccacatGCACACACTGCCCATAATCTTTTATCTATTGCTTTGTTGAAGATACTAAGACCTAACATGAAGTACTGCTAATGTGATAATAAGTTGATATATATGCTTTCTGTGTTTCTCATgcttaaccctaaaccctaaaccatgaTATTTTCCGTTAATTTTCATAAACTGACATAGATGTTTAATGCTTCATGTGCATATGATATCAAACTACTGTCAAGGTATTTGTGACACCTCGGGGAAGTATGAAAGAATCATCGTCAGACCCAAAAGAAGATGGAaagaatcaaaagaagaagaaagctgaaAAAGTTTTAAAGAAGCTTAAATCCGAAAGATTCGAGAAGTTCGAGTCCCTCAGTcgacgcctgcggctttgcattTTGAAAGGATCTGCTCATAGAA contains:
- the LOC130726300 gene encoding uncharacterized protein LOC130726300 — protein: MIEQFVNFIIRPPRAEYNPDQYLWEREFTLAGRKYQRQDLELKNARGYTLQCSHYLPSPFPGDVPLPCVVYCHGNSGCRADANEAAAILLPLNITVFTLDFSGSGLSDGDHVSLGWHEKDDLKMVVSYLRSNKQVTRISLWGRSMGAVTSLLYGAEDPSIAGMVLDSAFSNLYDLMMELVDVYEIRLPKFTVKMAVQYMRRVILKKAKFDIMNLNCLLVAPKTSIPVLFGHGNDDEFVQPHHSDLISESYAGDKSIIKFNGDHNSSRPQFFFDSVSIFFYNVLRPPKVPRAFKLENYYNLGSLKVGSAGNKNVLYKVLSSLQSATSDASSSSSAHPSSSNLTTASVTELLSKVAPVTAAEPNRVEVTRGNDDEPADVKDEQNCVTEDYFSFSGSTRESWGRCSSLGLCDEESYPDFRDDDNGSEVFVTPRGSMKESSSDPKEDGKNQKKKKAEKVLKKLKSERFEKFESLSRRLRLCILKGSAHRRNQSS